The Pseudomonas benzenivorans region AGTACAAGGAGCGCCGCCGCGAGACCGAGAACCGCATCCGCCGCACCCACGAGAACCTGGCCCGCCTGACCGACCTGCGCGAGGAGCTGGAGCGCCAGCTCGAGCGCCTGCAGCGCCAGGCCCAGGCGGCGGAGAAGTACCAGCAGTACAAGGCCGAGGAGCGACAGCTCAAGGCCCAGCTCACCGCTCTGCGCTGGCAGGCGCTGAACGAGCAGGTGGGCCAACGCGAGGCGGTGATCGGCAATCAGGAGGTCAGTTTCGAGGCGCTGGTCGCCGAGCAGCGCAATGCCGATGCCAGCATCGAGCGCCTGCGCGACGGTCACCACGAGCTCTCCGAGCGCTTCAACCTGGTGCAGGGGCGTTTCTATTCGGTCGGCGGCGATATCGCCCGCATCGAGCAGAGCATCCAGCACGGCCAGCAGCGCCTGCGCCAGCTGCAGGACGATCTGCGCGAGGCCGAGCGGGCGCGCCAGGAGACCGAGTCGCACCTGGGGCACGACCGCACCCTGCTGGCCACCCTGGGCGAAGAGCTGGCCATGCTCGAACCCGAGCAGGAGCTGAGCAGCGCCGCCGCCGAAGAGGCCGCCGCGGCCCTGGAGGAGGCCGAGAGCGCCATGCACGGCTGGCAGGAGCAGTGGGACGGCTTCAATCAGCGCAGCGCCGAGCCGCGCCGCCAGGCCGAGGTGCAGCAGTCGCGCATCCAGCAGCTGGAGCAGAGCCTGGAGCGTCTGGCCGAACGCCAGCGGCGCCTGGGCGACGAATTGCAGCAGCTGGTCGCCGACCCCGAAGACGCGGCGATCATCGAACTGGGCGAGCAGATCGCCGCCGCCGAGCTGGAGCAGGAGCAGCTGCAGGCGGACGAGCAGCAGCAGGCCGAGCGCCTGCAGCAGTTGCGCGATGAATTGCAGCAGACCGGTCAGGCGCAACAGCAGGCCCAGGGCGAGCTGCAGCGCCTGCAGGGGCGCCTGGCTTCGCTGGAAGCCTTGCAGCAGGCGGCGCTCGATCCGGGGGCGGGGGCTGTGGACTGGCTGCGCGAGCAGCAGCTGAGCGAGCGCCCGCGCCTGGCCGAGGGCTTGCGGGTCGAGCCGGGCTGGGAGCTGGCGGTGGAAACCGTGCTCGGCGCCGACCTGCAGGCGGTGTTGCTGGACGACTTCGCCGGTCTGGATTTCACCGGCCTGAGCCAGGGCGAGCTGCGCCTGGTCAGCTCCGCTGCCGGTACGGCCAGGATGGCCGGCAGCCTGCTGGACAAGGTCGAGGCGAGCGTCGACCTGGCGCCCTGGCTGGCCAGGGTCAGGTCGGTGGCGTCCCTGGAGGAGGCTCTGGCGGGGCGGGCGGCGCTGGCCGAGGGCGAGAGCCTGGTCAGTCGCGACGGCTACTGGGTCGGCCGGCACTTTCTGCGGGTGCGCCGCGCCGGCGAGGCGGAGAGTGGCGTGCTGGCCCGTGGCCAGGAGCTGGAGCGCCTGGGGCGGGAGCGCGACGAGCGTGAGGCCGCCCTGGAGCTGCTCGACGAGCGCCTGCTGGCGCTGCGCGATACCCAGCGCCAGCAGGAGGAGCGCCGCGAACAGCAACGCCGCCAGCTGCAGGAGCGCACCCGTGCGCTAGGCGAACTCAAGGCCCTGCTGTCTGCGGGCCAGGCCAAGGCCGAGCAGCTTACCCTGCGTCGCCGCCGGCTCGAGGGTGAACAGGCCGAACAGGCCGAGCAGCGCGAGTTGGAGCAGGAGCAATTGGGCGAGGCACGGCTGCAGCTGCAGGACGCCCTGGACGCCATGGCCCTCGACAACGAGCAGCGCGAGACCCTGCTGGCCAGCCGCGACGCCCTGCGCGAGCGGCTCGATCGCGTGCGTCAGGAGGCGCGTCAACACAAGGATCATGCCCACCAGCTGGCCGTGCGCCTGGGCTCCCTGCGAGCCCAGCACGACTCCACCCGCCAGGCCCTGGAGCGCCTGGAGCTGCAGGCCGAGCGCCTGCACGAGAAGCGCGAGCAGCTCAGTCTCAACCTGGAGGAGGGCGAGGCACCGCTGGAGGAGCTGCGCCTCAAGCTCGAGGAGCTGCTCGAGCGCCGTCTGGGCGTGGAGGAGGAGCTCAAGCACGCCCGCCTGGCCCTGGAGGACGCCGACCGTGAACTGCGCGACGCGGAAAAGCGCCGCAGCCAGGCCGAACAGCAAGCCCAGCTGCTGCGTGGTCAGCTCGAACAGCAGCGCCTGGAGTGGCAGTCGCTGAACGTGCGGCGCAAGGCCCTGCAGGATCAGCTGGCCGAGGACAGTTACGACCTGCACGGCGTGCTCGCCAGCCTGCCCATGGAGGCCAGCGAGCAGGCCTGGGAGGAGGAGCTGGAGCGCCTCGCCGGGCGCATTCAGCGCCTGGGGCCGATCAACCTGGCGGCCATCGACGAGTACCAGCAGCAGTCCGAGCGCAAGCGCTACCTGGATGCCCAGGACGCCGACCTGGTCGAGGCCCTGGATACCCTGGAAAACGTCATCCGCAAGATCGACAAGGAAACCCGCAACCGCTTCAAGGAGACCTTCGATCAGATCAACTCTGGCCTGCAGACCCTGTTCCCCAAGGTGTTCGGCGGGGGCAATGCCTACCTGGAGCTCACCGGCGAAGACCTGCTGGACACCGGCGTGACCATCATGGCGCGGCCGCCGGGCAAGAAGAACAGCACCATCCACCTGCTGTCGGGCGGCGAGAAGGCGCTGACCGCGCTGGCCCTGGTGTTCGCCATCTTCCAGCTCAACCCGGCGCCGTTCTGCATGCTCGACGAGGTGGATGCGCCGCTGGACGACGCCAACGTCGGCCGTTATGCCCGTTTGGTCAAGGAAATGTCGGAGAAGGTGCAGTTCATCTATATCACCCACAACAAGATCGCCATGGAGATGGCCGATCAGCTGATGGGCGTTACCATGCACGAGCCGGGGTGCTCGCGCCTGGTGGCGGTGGATGTGGAGGAGGCGTTGGCCATGGTCGAGGCCTGAGAAGGCTGGGCGTGCAACAATCGCGCTGCACGGCCAGCTGTTATAACGACCTGTCGGCTGTGTAAAGTTGCCTTTCGTCGTGCTAGCTTATTGCGCACTTTTATCGCACGTGGAAAACGCCTGACAGAACATGGAGTTGGCGCCGCGTTTCAAGGTCATCGAAGTAAGGGCGGGATGCTCTTTTTTACGTAGAAAATTCATTAGGGGTCAGGGTATTTCATGGAATTCGGTCTGCGCGAGTGGCTGATCGTCATCGGTATCATCGTCATTGCCGGCATCTTGTTCGATGGCTGGCGGCGCATGCGTGGCGGTAAGGGCAAGTTGAAATTCAAGCTCGACCGGAGCATGGCCGGCGGAGTGGACGATGAGGGCGATCCCGATCTGCTCGGCCCGCCACGGGTCGTTCAGCGTCAGCAGGAGCCTTCGCTGGACGAGCACGACCTGCCGGCCATGAGCGCCCGTGAGTCGAGTCGGCGCCGCTCCAACGAGCCGCGCCAGGGTGACCTGAATCTGGACCTGGACGAGCCGGTGCCGACCCTGCTCAGCCCCGTCGACCAGGGGGCCCCGGAGGCCCATAACGGCGCCAAGAAAAACGTCGGCAAAGAGCCGGCGGCGGTGGAAGAAGTCCTGGTGATCAACGTGGTCGCCCGGGATGATGGAGGGTTCAAGGGCCCGGCCCTGTTGCAGAACATCCTCGAGAGCGGCCTGCGCTTCGGCGAAATGGACATCTTCCATCGTCACGAGAGCATGGCCGGCAACGGCGAGGTGCTGTTCTCCATGGCCAACGCGCTCAAGCCAGGCACTTTCGATCTGGACGATATCGAGGGTTTCAGCACCCGCGCAGTGAGCTTCTTCCTCGGCCTGCCGGGGCCGCGCCACCCGAAGCAGGCGTTCGACGTGATGGTCGCCGCCGCGCGCAAGTTGGCTCACGAGCTGAACGGCGAATTGAAGGACGACCAGCGCAGCGTGATGACTGCCCAGACCATCGAACACTACCGCCAGCGCATCGTCGAGTTCGAGCGCAAGCAGTTGACCGGTAAACGCTAAGTAGCAATTGTGTCGCGAAAAGAGCAGCCCAGGCTGCTCTTTTCGTTTGAGAGATGAGCCCCATGACCGACGCCGCCCCCTCCGCCCAGAGTGCCGCCAAACGCATCGCCCAGTTGCGCAGCGAGCTGGATGAGCACAACTACCGCTACCACGTGCTCGACGAGCCGAGCATTCCGGATGCCGAGTACGACCGCCTTTACCATGAGCTCAAGGCCCTGGAGGCCGAACACCCCGAGCTGATCACCCCGGACTCACCGACCCAGCGGGTCGGCAGCCTGGCGCTCAGTGCCTTCGGCGAGGTCCGGCACGAGGTGCCGATGCTCAGTCTCGGCAACGCCTTCGAGGAAGGCGACCTGCTGGATTTCGACCGCCGCGTGCGGGAGGGGCTGGATCTGCCGGCCGGCGACCATAGCGGGGACCTGTTCGCCGAAGGCGTCGACGTGGAGTACAGCTGCGAACCCAAGCTGGACGGCCTGGCCGTCAGCCTGCTGTACGAGCGGGGGCAGTTGGTCCGCGGTGCCACCCGCGGCGACGGCAGCACCGGCGAGGACATCAGCGCCAACGTGCGCACCATACGCAACATCCCGCTGCGCCTGCACGGCAGCGGTTGGCCCGAAGTGCTCGAGGTACGCGGCGAGGTGTTCATGTCCAAGGCCGGTTTCGAGGCCTTGAATGCGCGCCAGGCGGAGAGTGGCGGCAAGACCTTCGCCAACCCGCGCAATGCCGCGGCCGGCAGCCTGCGCCAACTGGACCCGAAGATCACCGCCAGTCGCCCGCTGGAGCTGTGCGCCTACGGCATCGGCCGGGTCGAGGGCGAACTGCCGCAGACCCATATCGGCATCCTCCAGGCGCTCAAGGGCTGGGGCCTGCCGATCAGCCGTGAGCTGAAGCTGGCCAAGGGCGCACAGCAGTGCCTGGACTACTACCGCGCCATAGGCGAGCGCCGCGAGACGCTGCCCTATGAAATCGACGGCGTGGTGTTCAAGGTCAACAGCCTGGCCTCTCAGCGCGAGCTGGGTTTTCGCGCCCGCGAGCCGCGTTGGGCGATCGCCCACAAGTTCCCGGCGATGGAGGAGCTGACCGAGCTGCTCGCCGTCGAGTTTCAGGTCGGGCGCACCGGGGCGGTGACCCCGGTGGCGCGCCTGCAGCCGGTGAAGGTGGCCGGCGTCACGGTGTCCAATGCGACCCTGCACAACATGGACGAGGTGGCGCGATTGGGGCTGATGGTCGGCGATACGGTGATCATCCGCCGCGCCGGCGACGTGATTCCCCAGGTGGTGCAGGTGGTGCGCGAGCGCCGCCCGGCCGATGCCCGTGCCGTGCAGGTGCCCGAGCAGTGCCCGGTGTGTGGCTCGCGGGTCGAGCGCACCCAGCTGGTCAAGCGCAGCAAGGGGCGGGAGACCCTCAGCGAGGGGGCGGTGTACCGTTGTGTCGGCCGCCTGGCCTGCGCTGCCCAGCTCAAGCAGGCGATCATCCATTTCGTCTCGCGCCGCGCCATGGACATCGAGGGCCTCGGCGAGAAAAGCGTCGAGCAGCTGGTCGACGAGGGCCTGGTGCGCTCGCCGGCGGATCTCTACAGCCTGACCTTCGAGCAGATCGTCGGCTTGGAGGGCTTCGCCGAGCTGTCGAGCAACAACCTGCTGGCCGCCATCGCCGACAGCCGCACGCCGAGCCTGGCGCGTTTCATCTACGCCCTGGGCATCCCCGATGTCGGCGAGGAAACCGCTAAGTTGTTGGCCCGTGCCCTGGGCTCGCTCGCGCGCATCCAGCGGGCGCTGCCGGAGGTGCTGACCTACCTGCCGGATGTCGGCCTGGAGGTCGCCCACGAGATTCGCAACTTCTTCGCCGACGGCCACAACCAGCAGGTGATCCGCGACCTGCTGGCCCGTGGCATCGCCTTGCAGGAGGAGGGCGAGCTCGGCGCCGAGTTCGCCGCCTGCGCCACATTGGAGGGGCTGCTC contains the following coding sequences:
- the smc gene encoding chromosome segregation protein SMC — translated: MRLKCIKLAGFKSFVDPTTVSFPSNMAAVVGPNGCGKSNIIDAVRWVMGESSAKNLRGESMTDVIFNGSNTRKPVTQASIELVFDNSDATLVGEYAGYNEISIRRRVTRDSQNTYFLNGTKCRRRDITDIFLGTGLGPRSYSIIEQGMISKLIEAKPEDLRNFIEEAAGISKYKERRRETENRIRRTHENLARLTDLREELERQLERLQRQAQAAEKYQQYKAEERQLKAQLTALRWQALNEQVGQREAVIGNQEVSFEALVAEQRNADASIERLRDGHHELSERFNLVQGRFYSVGGDIARIEQSIQHGQQRLRQLQDDLREAERARQETESHLGHDRTLLATLGEELAMLEPEQELSSAAAEEAAAALEEAESAMHGWQEQWDGFNQRSAEPRRQAEVQQSRIQQLEQSLERLAERQRRLGDELQQLVADPEDAAIIELGEQIAAAELEQEQLQADEQQQAERLQQLRDELQQTGQAQQQAQGELQRLQGRLASLEALQQAALDPGAGAVDWLREQQLSERPRLAEGLRVEPGWELAVETVLGADLQAVLLDDFAGLDFTGLSQGELRLVSSAAGTARMAGSLLDKVEASVDLAPWLARVRSVASLEEALAGRAALAEGESLVSRDGYWVGRHFLRVRRAGEAESGVLARGQELERLGRERDEREAALELLDERLLALRDTQRQQEERREQQRRQLQERTRALGELKALLSAGQAKAEQLTLRRRRLEGEQAEQAEQRELEQEQLGEARLQLQDALDAMALDNEQRETLLASRDALRERLDRVRQEARQHKDHAHQLAVRLGSLRAQHDSTRQALERLELQAERLHEKREQLSLNLEEGEAPLEELRLKLEELLERRLGVEEELKHARLALEDADRELRDAEKRRSQAEQQAQLLRGQLEQQRLEWQSLNVRRKALQDQLAEDSYDLHGVLASLPMEASEQAWEEELERLAGRIQRLGPINLAAIDEYQQQSERKRYLDAQDADLVEALDTLENVIRKIDKETRNRFKETFDQINSGLQTLFPKVFGGGNAYLELTGEDLLDTGVTIMARPPGKKNSTIHLLSGGEKALTALALVFAIFQLNPAPFCMLDEVDAPLDDANVGRYARLVKEMSEKVQFIYITHNKIAMEMADQLMGVTMHEPGCSRLVAVDVEEALAMVEA
- the zipA gene encoding cell division protein ZipA, whose product is MEFGLREWLIVIGIIVIAGILFDGWRRMRGGKGKLKFKLDRSMAGGVDDEGDPDLLGPPRVVQRQQEPSLDEHDLPAMSARESSRRRSNEPRQGDLNLDLDEPVPTLLSPVDQGAPEAHNGAKKNVGKEPAAVEEVLVINVVARDDGGFKGPALLQNILESGLRFGEMDIFHRHESMAGNGEVLFSMANALKPGTFDLDDIEGFSTRAVSFFLGLPGPRHPKQAFDVMVAAARKLAHELNGELKDDQRSVMTAQTIEHYRQRIVEFERKQLTGKR
- the ligA gene encoding NAD-dependent DNA ligase LigA codes for the protein MTDAAPSAQSAAKRIAQLRSELDEHNYRYHVLDEPSIPDAEYDRLYHELKALEAEHPELITPDSPTQRVGSLALSAFGEVRHEVPMLSLGNAFEEGDLLDFDRRVREGLDLPAGDHSGDLFAEGVDVEYSCEPKLDGLAVSLLYERGQLVRGATRGDGSTGEDISANVRTIRNIPLRLHGSGWPEVLEVRGEVFMSKAGFEALNARQAESGGKTFANPRNAAAGSLRQLDPKITASRPLELCAYGIGRVEGELPQTHIGILQALKGWGLPISRELKLAKGAQQCLDYYRAIGERRETLPYEIDGVVFKVNSLASQRELGFRAREPRWAIAHKFPAMEELTELLAVEFQVGRTGAVTPVARLQPVKVAGVTVSNATLHNMDEVARLGLMVGDTVIIRRAGDVIPQVVQVVRERRPADARAVQVPEQCPVCGSRVERTQLVKRSKGRETLSEGAVYRCVGRLACAAQLKQAIIHFVSRRAMDIEGLGEKSVEQLVDEGLVRSPADLYSLTFEQIVGLEGFAELSSNNLLAAIADSRTPSLARFIYALGIPDVGEETAKLLARALGSLARIQRALPEVLTYLPDVGLEVAHEIRNFFADGHNQQVIRDLLARGIALQEEGELGAEFAACATLEGLLDKLNIAGIAATGARKLAEKGGSLDGVIALSQDWLELSVMKGLNEKAKQALREHFAVPANVERARTIEAQLREFGMHWQSERKAVEGLPLAGQTWVLTGSLEVMSRDVAKDKLESLGAKVAGSVSAKTTCVVAGPGAGSKLAKAQELGLRVLDEAEFLAELSRLG